Proteins found in one Planctomicrobium piriforme genomic segment:
- a CDS encoding inorganic diphosphatase → MHCWHDVTPGENLPREFTAVIEIPMGSSVKYELDKKTGLLKIDRILYSAVYYPANYGFIPQTYAEDDDPLDVLVMCQEAVAPLTLVEARVIGLMTMIDGGKKDHKILAVAKQDPEYNGVEQFHELPVHRLSMVRRFFQDYKMLEGKTVEVDEFQPVEAAIPIIEEALENYSTRRRRGFIDRKPT, encoded by the coding sequence ATGCACTGCTGGCACGATGTCACGCCTGGGGAAAACCTGCCCCGCGAATTCACCGCCGTCATCGAAATTCCCATGGGCTCCAGTGTCAAATACGAACTGGATAAGAAAACGGGCCTGTTGAAGATCGACCGGATTCTCTACTCCGCCGTCTACTACCCTGCGAACTACGGCTTCATCCCCCAGACCTACGCCGAAGACGACGATCCGCTGGACGTCCTCGTCATGTGCCAGGAAGCGGTTGCCCCGCTGACGCTGGTGGAAGCCCGCGTTATTGGTCTGATGACCATGATCGACGGCGGCAAGAAAGACCATAAAATCTTGGCCGTCGCCAAGCAGGATCCGGAATACAACGGCGTCGAGCAGTTCCACGAACTGCCCGTGCACCGGCTCTCGATGGTCCGCCGCTTCTTCCAGGACTACAAGATGCTGGAAGGCAAAACAGTCGAAGTGGACGAATTCCAGCCGGTGGAAGCCGCCATTCCGATCATCGAAGAGGCGCTGGAAAACTACAGCACCCGTCGTCGCCGCGGCTTCATCGATCGCAAGCCGACCTGA
- the rpsU gene encoding 30S ribosomal protein S21: MVRLRLRDNESVQDAVRRFRKLVEHSGVKKELRKREFFEKPSEQRRRERRRAKNRARMNQMMNG, encoded by the coding sequence TGCGAGACAATGAGTCTGTGCAGGATGCCGTTCGCCGTTTTCGTAAACTGGTCGAACACAGCGGCGTCAAGAAGGAACTCCGTAAACGCGAGTTCTTCGAAAAGCCGAGCGAACAACGCCGTCGCGAACGTCGTCGCGCCAAAAACCGCGCCCGCATGAACCAGATGATGAACGGCTGA